GGAGTACGTGCAGCCCCATGAAACCCAGGATCACGCGCTTCATCATATCGAACACCGATATCGGATTTCGATATTAACGAATAAAAAATTTTGGGTCACTCAAGCACGTGCTTCTCCAGAACGTAGCAGTGGAATATGCCCTCGAACACCTTCTCGCCGCTTTCGTTGAACACCTCACCCCTCACGATCTTCTTTCTCCGGGGGGACGTTCCGTCCCCCACACCCCCTCCTTCTTCCTCCAAAATCCTGGCCTTCGCCAGAAGCTTCTCGCCGGCCTTCACGGGCTTCAGGAACCTAACCTCGGCCTTTCCGAGGACGACGGTGGGTTCGTTCACCGCCAGCATGGCCGCGTAGTCCGCCAAACCGAAGGTGAAGCCGCCGTGGACGAGGCCGTACTCGTCAACCGCCATCTCCTCCGTCGTCTTCAAAACGACCTCCGCGTAACCGGGTTCGAGCTTGACAGGTTTTCCAACAAGTTCCTCGGAGGTGAGCCTGTGCGTCCTCTGCTCCATTCCAATCACCTGCCCCTCCCATCCTCTAAGGGCAAAAGTTTATCTATTCTCCCTCCCTAAAAAGATTAGGTGGTCGTGTGCACCCTCTGAAACGCGCCGTTGATTACAAGGGGTCGACCGAGTTCACGAGGGCCGAGCTGGTGGGGATACTCTCCTTCAGCTTGAGGATAATGGGTGTCAAGGAGGCCAAGGAGTTCGTTGGGAAGGCCATAGAGAGCGGCCTCCTCGTTGAGAGGGACGGAAAGCTCGTCGTCAATGAGGCCGCCCTGGAGGAAAAGGAGAGCGAGGGAGACCTCTTCGAAGAGATGGTTTCCCACATAGCCACGTCCCTCGGCTGGGAGCGCGAGGACGTCATCGAGGGAATAAAGGGCATGCGCGAGCGCTACGGCGACCTCGACGAGAAGGTGCTGGCGTATCTCTTTGGCATGGATAGGGGCGTTGACATGTCCAGGTTCAGGGACAGGCTGGACCTCTGAGCCGTTAAACGTTTTAACCTTTCAACCTAACTGTTTCTGGAGGTGATACCATGCCAGAGGAGGCCCTCATCGTTGTGGATATGCAGCGCGACTTCATGCCCGGTGGTGCGCTGCCGGTACCGGAGGGCGACAGGATAATCCCGCGGTGCAACCGCTACATCGAGGAGTTCAGAAAGAGGGGTGCGCTCATAGTGGCAACAAGGGACTGGCATCCGGAAAACCACATCAGCTTTAAGGAGCGGGGAGGCCCGTGGCCGGCCCACTGCGTCCAGAACACCCCGGGGGCGGAGTTCGTCGTTGATCTGCCGGCGGATGCCGTTATAATATCCAAGGCGACTGAGCCAGACAAAGAGGCCTACTCCGGCTTCGAGGGCACCAATCTGGCCGACATCCTGAGGAAAAACGGCGTTAAAAGGGTCTACATCTGCGGCGTCGCTACCGAGTACTGCGTCAAGGCGACGGCTCTCGACGCGGTCAAGAACGGCTTCGAAACCTACCTCCTCCGCGACGCGGTGAAGGGCATCAGGGGAGAGGACGAGGAGCTTGCTTTGAGGGAGATGGAGAGGGCCGGTGTGAAGGTTCTCTACTTGATATGATCCTCTTCCACTCTTTCAGGAGGACTAGCAGCAGGTTGAGGACTATTGGGCCGATTATGAGGCCCTTGACGCCCATCGCCCAGGTTCCACCTATCATTCCAATGAAGACCAGGGTCTCGTCGAGATCGGCATCCCTCGCCACCATCATGGGTCTTATCGTGTAGTCAGGCATCGGGGAGACGAGGAAGAAACCGTAGAGGGCCATCCCGATAGCGTGAAGGTAGGCGCCGTTCATGGCGAAGTATGCCGCCGCTATGAGCCATATCATCCAGCCCTCGAAGAGCGGGATGAAGCTGAAAATGAACGTCAGGAAGCCTGCGACTATTGCCGTGTAGAGGTCGGATACACCGAAGATTATGAAGCCGAACGTCATCAGGATTCCCTTTATGAAGTTAAGGACGAGCCACGCCCTCACCAGGGCACCGAGAGTTTTGTTGAGGCTCTCCAGTATCTCCTCACCGAGGCGGCGGTTTTTCTCCGGCAGGGAGAGGACTATCTGGCGGTATATCTCCTCGGAGTAGGCCAGGACGTAGTAGAACGTCAGCAGGAAGACGAGGAGCTGGAGTATGTACATCGGGAGCGAGAAGGCGCTCCTGGATATGTATTCAGACAGTCTCGGGACGAGCTGGTCAAAGAAGCGCTTGATGAAGTCTATGGCCTCCGGGGGCAGGGGCTGCTCCATGAGCCATTTGAAGAACTCCACGACGCTGTTGTAGAACGAGGCCGCTACCTGGACGGATATCATGAGGAGTTCAAAGGTGATGATGCCTCCCAGGCCGACAGTCCCAAGGGCCAGGGCCGCGGCGGACCATCTCCTCCCGATTCTCCCGGACAATCTTCTGTGGATTGGGTAGAAGGCGTAAGCCAGGATCGCACCGAAGAATATCGGAGTTATCAGGGGACTCACGGTCTCCCACGCGACGTAGATTATGATGATCACCGCTATACTCCAGGCGATTACCTCTGACCTCATGGCCCCTCGACAGGTTTATTAACGTCCCACTATAAAAGCTGTGTGGTGTGGGGGATGGAAAGGGAGCTTATGGAAAAGGTTTCCGCTTATATGAGCCGTGCTGAGTATTACTTTGAAGAACGGCGCTTTGATATGGCCTACAGCACCTACATGGACGCACTCTACGCAATTGGAGCCTACCTGATATACCGGGACACGGGGATACTCCTTCCTGCCGGCCAGCTAAGGGGAATGCTCCGAAGCAGATACCCGGAAATCTACGAGGTTATAGTTCGCTACGAGGGTACTGTTCGCCCCGATGAGGCAACGGTAATCACTTTAAAGGAAGACGTCGAGAGGCTCAGGGGAATGATGACTTTGCCGAGTCCTGAGGAGTGATGAGCTTCAGCGGCTGACCCGCGATGAAACCAACCTTCCCTCAACGTTTCCACCCTTTTTGCAGGCCTCAACGGCACCCTCCAGAGTCCTTGCAAGCCCTTCGTTCCCGTAGAGGACGACCACCACCAGCGCACCCACGGGATGGAGAAACGTTATCTCGATTTCCCGTCCGGACATATCAACCGAGATGTTATCCGGCTTCATCCTTAACAGGAGGGCCTCTCTCTTCTCCCTTCCCCATAAGCCCACTACCTCCAGACCTCCCTCAACGTAAAACACGTTCAGGAAGGGAAGCACTCCATCCTGGGGTGTTAGGGGGTATTCACCGTCCAGGTACATGGTGCCCTTTCCCCTGGCGGTTCCCAGGTAGACGGAGTTGCTGAGGTCATCTATATAACCACCCAAAGCTTCATAAATAACGTCCGATAACTCATTCACCGCTTTCACCATACGATACTACGCTCTGGACGTATATTGGTAATTGCCCGTTAACGGTGGTTTCCATGAGGATAGTCGCGGCGGATACCGGTGGTGCACTTCTGACCGAGGATTACGAGCCGGTTGGGCTGATAGCAACGGCCGCGGTGCTCGTCGAGAAGCCCTACAGAACGGCAACCCTTAGTGCGGTGAGGTACGCGGATCCCTTCAACTACGACATGAGCGGCAGGCAGGCCGTGAGGGACGAGGCTTACCTGGCCGTTGAGCTTGCCCGGAGGGTCAAGCCCGATGTAATCCACCTTGATTCAACCATAGGCGGAATCGAAGTCCGGAAGCTCGATGAAGCCACCATCAATGCGCTCACGATAACCGACCGCGGCAAGGAGGTGTGGAAGGATCTCGCGAAGGACCTCCAGCCCCTCGCAAAGAAGTTCTGGGAGGAGACGGGGATAGAAGTGGTTGCCATAGGCAAGTCCAGCGTCCCGGTGAGGATAGCGGAGATTTACTCCGGCATCTACACGGCGAAATGGGCCATTGAGCACGCGAGGGAGAACGGGAGGGTCATCGTTGGGCTGCCGAGATATATGAAGGTGGAAATAAGGCAGGGGAAGATATACGGGGAGAGCCTTGACCCTAGGGAAGGCGCCCTCTTTGGGGAAATAGAGGCAGATACTGAGGGAATCGGCTGGGAACTCTACCCCAATCCGCTGGTGAGGAGGTACATGGTTCTGGAAGTGTGGCGAGAGTAGCGCAAGGTTTTTAACTTCCCCCAATTACTCTCAATCATGGTGGATTTGACTATTCCTGTCGTGTACACCTTCATCATACTCATTGAAGTTGCGATGGTGTGGATCAGATCGACCGACTTCTTCTACTACTTCCATGACTGGTTCGCCTCGGAGAACCTCGCCGGGCCGGGGTACATGGATCAGGAAAACTGGAGGGCCGTTCTCAGGGCCGCTGTGATTCTCGCCCTCCTTATGCTGGCGGTCGTCTGGCTCCTGAGTCTCCTGGACAAGACTATCTCCATCGTTGGCGGCTTTGGTGCCGTTGTTTTGTACCAGCTTTTCCTGGGTGCGGTAATATCCGACGAGATCGAGGATTCAAGAAGGGAAAAGGGAGACTGGCGCTACGGCTGGTATTAGTTCTCCTCCTTCAGCTCGCTCGGGAACTATTACGAGAACTTCCAGTATTCGTTTTGGGACAAAACTTAAAGCCCTATTGAGTAATCCCCTTTGGGTGAGGGCATGCCAACCGTAACCGTTAAGGTAACCGTTCCGGATAACGCTGATCCCGAGGCGATTAAGCGGCTCGTTGAGCTTGAAGTTGTCAAACTTCGACTCATGAGGAAGAACCTGGAAGGAAAGACATCAGGGGATTTCAGGAAATTGAGGGGAATCCTGGGTAAGGCCGAGATGGGAGAACTCAAAGCCTACGAGCTGGAGGCTGAGTTCGGTGATTTATATTGACACCAACGTACTCTACTCGTACCTTTTTGAGACACCTATGAGCGAAAACGCTGAGAGGGTTCTCGG
This window of the Thermococcus siculi genome carries:
- a CDS encoding AI-2E family transporter, giving the protein MRSEVIAWSIAVIIIIYVAWETVSPLITPIFFGAILAYAFYPIHRRLSGRIGRRWSAAALALGTVGLGGIITFELLMISVQVAASFYNSVVEFFKWLMEQPLPPEAIDFIKRFFDQLVPRLSEYISRSAFSLPMYILQLLVFLLTFYYVLAYSEEIYRQIVLSLPEKNRRLGEEILESLNKTLGALVRAWLVLNFIKGILMTFGFIIFGVSDLYTAIVAGFLTFIFSFIPLFEGWMIWLIAAAYFAMNGAYLHAIGMALYGFFLVSPMPDYTIRPMMVARDADLDETLVFIGMIGGTWAMGVKGLIIGPIVLNLLLVLLKEWKRIISSREPSHRPSPSPSKQAPRPLP
- a CDS encoding DUF2240 family protein, giving the protein MHPLKRAVDYKGSTEFTRAELVGILSFSLRIMGVKEAKEFVGKAIESGLLVERDGKLVVNEAALEEKESEGDLFEEMVSHIATSLGWEREDVIEGIKGMRERYGDLDEKVLAYLFGMDRGVDMSRFRDRLDL
- a CDS encoding DUF4152 family protein; translation: MRIVAADTGGALLTEDYEPVGLIATAAVLVEKPYRTATLSAVRYADPFNYDMSGRQAVRDEAYLAVELARRVKPDVIHLDSTIGGIEVRKLDEATINALTITDRGKEVWKDLAKDLQPLAKKFWEETGIEVVAIGKSSVPVRIAEIYSGIYTAKWAIEHARENGRVIVGLPRYMKVEIRQGKIYGESLDPREGALFGEIEADTEGIGWELYPNPLVRRYMVLEVWRE
- a CDS encoding PaaI family thioesterase, which produces MEQRTHRLTSEELVGKPVKLEPGYAEVVLKTTEEMAVDEYGLVHGGFTFGLADYAAMLAVNEPTVVLGKAEVRFLKPVKAGEKLLAKARILEEEGGGVGDGTSPRRKKIVRGEVFNESGEKVFEGIFHCYVLEKHVLE
- a CDS encoding nicotinamidase: MPEEALIVVDMQRDFMPGGALPVPEGDRIIPRCNRYIEEFRKRGALIVATRDWHPENHISFKERGGPWPAHCVQNTPGAEFVVDLPADAVIISKATEPDKEAYSGFEGTNLADILRKNGVKRVYICGVATEYCVKATALDAVKNGFETYLLRDAVKGIRGEDEELALREMERAGVKVLYLI